A genomic stretch from Shewanella woodyi ATCC 51908 includes:
- a CDS encoding disulfide bond formation protein B, with protein MKESTVNQIVSLAAMALIALPVGIACIILGYGLGDTPCILCWQERTAMVLVALIAIFITRYGLKPKYLGALILASVYGLWAGYRHSSNHILKDIGQGFGPAIFGVHTYVWVMVVFLVILLFAAVLLMLQGDKLSEKEDKNSWTLLNRSTVMVFLVVIGFNIVQAFSQTGPFPFIGQSDPYRMTFDSDKIVWSTANWPKLSSLSARGSYAIERPDFANMAEVEGSEVSNQPSLNALRTQKLPTEITGVATGISYSANSDIYAVVTSDNWVHFLNGKLDKVLASVMIDGAFSVEISNLTGVAFDGDNSVLVTADHKSYVRLEYDPLAKISDSYYLFMDGTDGVKELKRSRFSTVRAKYNYIGSLGWDAATQEYVTVTLPAKVRNNFVISRFSNQDFELNSEAKIINPAETFPMVTGLAIEQDKAYLLNHSAKQVLEMTMATNSIDAAYSFDGVSNPQGLALVNGEFAVLNGAQGQNSVSFFK; from the coding sequence ATGAAAGAATCAACTGTAAACCAAATCGTTTCCCTTGCTGCTATGGCACTGATTGCATTGCCAGTGGGGATCGCCTGCATCATTTTAGGTTATGGATTGGGTGATACTCCCTGTATTTTATGTTGGCAAGAGCGTACTGCGATGGTGTTGGTAGCTCTGATTGCTATCTTCATTACTCGTTATGGATTAAAGCCAAAATACCTTGGTGCACTGATTTTGGCCTCAGTTTACGGTCTGTGGGCTGGTTATCGTCATAGTTCGAACCACATCTTGAAAGATATTGGCCAAGGCTTTGGCCCAGCTATTTTTGGCGTGCACACCTATGTGTGGGTGATGGTTGTGTTCCTCGTTATCCTGCTGTTTGCTGCGGTATTGCTGATGTTACAGGGCGATAAGCTAAGTGAGAAAGAGGATAAGAACAGCTGGACTTTGTTAAACAGGTCGACTGTGATGGTGTTCCTTGTGGTGATTGGTTTCAATATCGTGCAGGCGTTTAGCCAAACGGGGCCTTTTCCATTTATCGGTCAGAGCGATCCATATCGTATGACTTTCGACAGTGACAAGATTGTTTGGTCTACGGCTAATTGGCCTAAACTCTCCTCCCTATCTGCGCGTGGCAGCTACGCCATTGAGCGTCCAGATTTTGCCAATATGGCAGAGGTTGAGGGAAGTGAGGTGAGTAATCAGCCGAGCTTGAACGCTTTGAGAACACAGAAGCTACCAACTGAGATCACTGGCGTGGCGACTGGAATAAGTTACAGCGCTAACAGTGATATCTATGCCGTGGTGACCAGTGATAACTGGGTACACTTTCTCAACGGTAAATTGGATAAAGTGTTGGCTTCTGTGATGATCGATGGTGCTTTCTCTGTTGAGATATCTAACCTTACAGGTGTTGCCTTTGATGGCGATAATAGTGTGTTAGTGACCGCAGATCATAAGAGCTATGTGCGTCTTGAATACGATCCATTAGCAAAAATTTCCGACAGTTACTACTTGTTTATGGATGGCACAGATGGCGTGAAGGAGTTGAAACGTAGTCGTTTCTCCACTGTTCGTGCTAAATACAACTATATCGGTAGTTTAGGCTGGGATGCGGCGACTCAAGAGTACGTTACTGTGACTCTTCCAGCTAAAGTGCGTAATAACTTTGTGATCTCTCGTTTCAGCAACCAAGATTTTGAGCTCAACAGTGAAGCTAAAATTATCAACCCTGCAGAGACCTTCCCTATGGTGACTGGTTTAGCTATCGAGCAAGATAAGGCTTACCTGTTAAATCATAGCGCTAAACAAGTTTTAGAGATGACGATGGCAACCAATAGTATTGATGCTGCGTACAGCTTCGATGGCGTGAGTAATCCTCAAGGTTTGGCTTTAGTGAACGGCGAGTTTGCTGTGCTTAATGGAGCGCAAGGGCAAAACTCAGTAAGCTTCTTTAAATAA
- the mak gene encoding fructokinase: MLRIGVDLGGTKIEAVCLDELGNELFKKRIATPREYELTLDAIVSLVEEVEVQLGKRATVGVGIPGIISPKTGLVKNANATWINGHQLDKDLGARLGREVKVANDANCFAVSEAVDGAGEGKALVFGVIIGTGCGGGLAVVGRVHEGGNGLSGEWGHNPLPWMMADEHRSTQCFCGQHDCIETFISGTGFIRDYQQGGGEPVSSGCQIMALVKAGDSVATQAFERYMDRLARALAHIINAVDPDIIVLGGGMSNVDAIYPRLPRLLSQYVLGGECMTPVVKNRFGGSSGVRGAAWLWPA, encoded by the coding sequence ATGTTACGGATTGGCGTTGATTTGGGTGGTACTAAGATTGAAGCTGTTTGTTTAGATGAGTTGGGCAACGAGTTATTTAAAAAGCGGATCGCGACTCCCAGAGAGTACGAGTTAACTCTGGATGCCATCGTCAGTTTAGTGGAGGAGGTGGAGGTGCAGTTAGGCAAGCGAGCCACAGTAGGTGTTGGGATCCCAGGAATTATCTCACCTAAAACTGGGCTAGTTAAAAATGCCAATGCCACTTGGATTAATGGCCATCAGTTAGATAAGGATTTAGGAGCACGGTTAGGGCGAGAGGTTAAAGTGGCCAATGATGCAAACTGTTTTGCAGTATCAGAAGCTGTAGACGGTGCAGGAGAGGGCAAGGCTTTAGTGTTTGGCGTAATTATCGGAACTGGCTGTGGTGGCGGTTTAGCTGTGGTGGGCCGAGTCCATGAAGGTGGCAATGGGCTAAGTGGTGAGTGGGGCCATAATCCACTTCCTTGGATGATGGCTGATGAACATAGGAGTACCCAGTGCTTTTGTGGCCAACATGATTGCATCGAGACTTTTATCTCTGGCACAGGTTTTATACGAGACTATCAACAAGGAGGCGGCGAACCTGTTAGCTCTGGTTGCCAGATTATGGCCTTGGTGAAAGCGGGAGATAGTGTTGCTACACAGGCTTTTGAGCGCTATATGGATAGGTTAGCGCGCGCGTTAGCTCATATCATCAATGCAGTCGACCCCGATATCATCGTATTGGGTGGCGGCATGTCTAATGTCGATGCCATCTACCCTAGATTACCTCGGCTGTTATCTCAATATGTGCTTGGCGGTGAGTGTATGACCCCTGTGGTGAAGAACCGCTTTGGTGGCTCATCGGGTGTCCGAGGTGCCGCATGGCTTTGGCCTGCTTAA
- a CDS encoding HD domain-containing phosphohydrolase, whose translation MKKSVSFRTFITGISTSIILLLSVVLIKVSIEHSREVTTSLSRDIIDSHAQVLKAKIELLETPLTTILDTLAFTDFVNAKLEINNPEWLGTLAKILANSPHLSTLYFGHKNGNSFVVRPIYDRSDSIKLNAPDNTAIMVDLNQFNGLQKRIFFNKEMQVISAFPYDNQNYDPRVRPWFIETKNGGEINVTEPYYFYFFKHFGITFSRRTLDNSSVIAADFTLDSLNEALRDLTYSTNSQTFLFTEKEGLLASNQTIKVDDPTKKVTLKDLEISQFVPALKSVNIKGESHSIEWQGHPWQLIITPMVIGKNETLYLVNLISLNDLLANSNEFRTELIMLSIVIVTLSLLIVFAATSRVVRPLTFLVESLDNIQHFVFKHRPYRSSGITEIDKVNENMLIMEKVLRDFISNLKSVARSTEPKEVSRSLVSQVQEILNSDTCLLFINSRQSRAELSLSAGIGNKQNIELQALFDINPAAFKQPIYELTKEESELIAEKHHTCFLMSLMNRNNQNTGALLICFEYKITADIRSRLEFIQEFIGFNELVLEHLEAMEEQTNLFHAFVMMTASAVDVKSAYTGEHCKRVPELTKMLVEKVVLDSEHFVNFHMDNKQWEELWLAAWLHDCGKVSTPDFIMDKSTKLETVYDRIHEIRMRYEVLKRDADIDYLQALIAGQDEQQAKSHCEQQKQTLEEEFAFIAECNLGTEFMEEDKLNRLENIAKRHWLRTLPDNIGISHQEQVRKTSQTLPISEPVLADKAEHLYCWDDKKRLPTNGLRDFKIKQPEYQYNRGELYNLGVKAGTLTVEDRYNINEHIVQTYLMLDQLPYPEHLKNVPLIAGSHHERIDGKGYPLQLAGEEIPLQGRILAIADVFEALTASDRPYKIAKPISQALTIMANMVKDQHLDRELFDLFIQTDVYNKYASQYLTEQQTDSIDIDKIRSIYL comes from the coding sequence ATGAAAAAATCCGTCTCTTTCAGAACCTTTATCACAGGGATCTCCACCTCGATAATCCTACTATTGAGTGTTGTTCTGATTAAGGTGAGCATCGAACATTCACGAGAGGTCACCACTAGCCTTTCGAGAGATATCATCGATAGTCATGCACAAGTGCTTAAAGCTAAAATAGAGCTCTTAGAAACGCCGTTAACCACCATTCTTGATACATTGGCGTTCACGGATTTCGTCAATGCCAAACTGGAGATTAACAATCCAGAGTGGTTAGGTACCTTGGCAAAAATTTTGGCCAATAGTCCACATCTATCAACCCTCTATTTTGGTCATAAAAATGGCAACTCGTTTGTGGTTAGGCCTATCTATGACCGCAGCGACAGCATTAAACTCAACGCCCCAGACAACACCGCCATCATGGTGGACTTAAATCAATTCAATGGTCTGCAAAAACGCATATTCTTCAACAAAGAGATGCAAGTTATCAGCGCATTTCCTTATGACAATCAAAATTATGATCCCCGAGTCAGACCTTGGTTTATCGAAACCAAAAATGGCGGTGAAATCAATGTCACCGAGCCTTACTATTTCTATTTTTTCAAGCATTTTGGCATCACATTTTCACGGCGTACCTTAGATAACAGCAGTGTGATCGCCGCAGACTTCACCTTAGACTCACTCAATGAAGCCCTGCGAGATCTCACCTACTCAACCAACTCACAAACCTTTCTCTTTACTGAGAAGGAGGGGTTACTCGCCAGCAATCAAACAATTAAAGTTGATGACCCAACCAAAAAGGTTACCTTAAAAGATCTAGAGATCAGCCAATTTGTCCCAGCGCTAAAAAGCGTCAATATTAAAGGGGAAAGCCACAGCATTGAGTGGCAAGGCCATCCTTGGCAACTGATTATCACCCCTATGGTGATTGGTAAAAATGAGACCCTCTACCTTGTGAACCTGATCTCGTTAAACGATCTTCTTGCCAACTCTAATGAGTTTCGCACCGAGCTCATCATGTTATCTATAGTGATCGTGACCTTGTCACTGCTCATCGTTTTTGCAGCCACCAGCCGCGTAGTCAGGCCGCTCACCTTTCTGGTCGAGTCACTGGATAACATTCAACACTTTGTCTTCAAGCATCGCCCCTATCGTAGTTCAGGTATTACTGAGATAGATAAAGTGAATGAGAACATGCTGATAATGGAAAAGGTGCTGCGCGACTTTATCAGTAACTTAAAAAGTGTAGCCCGCTCAACAGAGCCTAAAGAGGTCTCCCGCTCTTTGGTATCTCAAGTACAAGAGATTTTAAATTCCGACACTTGCTTACTCTTTATCAATTCACGTCAATCCCGTGCTGAACTTTCGCTGTCAGCAGGAATAGGTAATAAACAAAACATTGAGCTGCAGGCACTATTCGATATCAACCCAGCAGCTTTCAAACAGCCAATTTATGAGTTAACCAAAGAGGAATCTGAACTCATCGCAGAGAAACATCACACCTGTTTCTTGATGTCCTTAATGAATCGAAATAACCAAAATACCGGTGCACTGCTTATCTGCTTCGAATATAAAATAACAGCCGATATCCGCAGTAGACTCGAATTTATTCAGGAGTTTATTGGTTTTAATGAGCTAGTGTTAGAGCACCTAGAAGCGATGGAGGAGCAGACAAATCTATTCCATGCTTTTGTAATGATGACCGCCAGTGCCGTCGATGTGAAGTCGGCTTACACAGGTGAACACTGTAAGCGCGTTCCAGAGCTAACTAAGATGTTAGTCGAAAAGGTCGTGCTAGATAGCGAGCATTTCGTCAATTTTCACATGGACAATAAACAGTGGGAGGAGCTATGGCTCGCCGCTTGGTTACATGACTGCGGAAAGGTCTCCACCCCAGATTTCATCATGGATAAATCTACAAAATTAGAAACAGTGTATGACCGAATTCATGAAATAAGAATGCGTTATGAAGTACTAAAACGTGATGCAGATATCGACTACTTGCAGGCCCTTATCGCAGGCCAAGATGAGCAACAGGCCAAGAGCCATTGTGAACAACAAAAACAGACTCTGGAAGAAGAGTTTGCCTTTATTGCCGAATGCAATTTAGGGACTGAGTTTATGGAGGAGGATAAGCTTAACCGCTTAGAGAACATAGCCAAAAGACACTGGCTCAGAACCTTGCCTGATAATATCGGCATCTCTCACCAAGAGCAGGTAAGAAAAACCTCACAAACACTCCCCATTAGCGAGCCTGTACTGGCGGATAAAGCTGAGCACCTTTACTGCTGGGATGATAAAAAAAGGCTGCCTACTAACGGACTACGCGACTTCAAGATAAAGCAGCCTGAGTATCAATACAACCGAGGAGAGTTGTACAATTTAGGCGTAAAAGCTGGCACGTTAACTGTGGAAGATCGCTACAATATCAATGAACATATTGTGCAAACCTATCTAATGTTAGATCAGCTGCCCTACCCTGAGCACCTAAAGAATGTACCACTTATTGCTGGCAGCCATCACGAGCGTATCGACGGTAAGGGCTACCCTCTACAGCTAGCAGGCGAGGAGATCCCATTGCAAGGTCGCATCTTGGCCATTGCCGATGTATTTGAAGCATTAACGGCATCTGACAGACCCTACAAAATTGCTAAACCGATCAGCCAAGCCTTAACCATCATGGCTAATATGGTCAAAGACCAACATCTAGATAGGGAACTATTTGATCTCTTCATCCAAACCGATGTTTACAACAAGTACGCAAGCCAATACCTGACAGAGCAACAGACTGATAGCATAGATATCGACAAAATCCGCAGTATATACCTCTAG
- a CDS encoding oxidative stress defense protein, with protein sequence MKRSLLSNLLTSTFLSASILAAPLLQASEISFPHLETVGVSKLAVEADMAEINVQVAIKDKTAKGAKTLSDTAVAKFIERLKATGVERADIQSANLNLQPQYHYQKDKPAELVGYNASRQITVKVRELARLNNILDSALEEGINRINNIALKTSKEADYVEKARQAAIVDAKNKARSLAKGFGEKLDGVWEIRYFEQHPVQPVMLRMNAASPKFDAAESYQQGQVTITDRVEVVFKLK encoded by the coding sequence ATGAAGCGTTCACTTTTATCAAATCTACTGACAAGTACATTTCTCAGCGCAAGCATCTTGGCCGCTCCACTGCTGCAGGCCAGTGAAATTAGCTTTCCCCATCTTGAAACTGTCGGAGTCAGCAAGCTGGCTGTTGAAGCTGATATGGCCGAAATTAATGTTCAGGTAGCCATTAAAGATAAAACAGCCAAGGGAGCCAAGACGCTTTCTGATACCGCTGTAGCTAAATTTATCGAGCGTTTAAAAGCGACAGGAGTCGAACGAGCAGATATCCAAAGTGCAAATCTGAATCTTCAGCCTCAATACCACTACCAAAAAGATAAGCCTGCCGAACTGGTTGGCTACAACGCAAGCAGGCAGATAACAGTCAAGGTCAGGGAGTTAGCTCGTCTAAACAATATCTTAGACTCAGCCCTTGAGGAGGGAATAAATCGCATTAACAATATCGCCCTTAAAACCAGTAAAGAGGCTGATTATGTTGAAAAGGCTCGTCAAGCTGCGATTGTTGATGCCAAAAATAAGGCGAGATCCTTAGCTAAAGGCTTTGGTGAAAAGCTAGATGGTGTATGGGAGATCCGTTATTTCGAGCAACACCCGGTTCAGCCAGTCATGCTAAGAATGAATGCAGCTAGTCCTAAGTTCGATGCCGCTGAGAGTTATCAGCAGGGACAAGTTACGATCACTGACAGAGTTGAGGTGGTATTCAAGCTAAAATAA
- a CDS encoding FecR family protein, protein MSNVHQLHPGAIDDEQRLDIASDWIAKMDRELTAEEREALAQWLHCDVENLHVLLEIAQMWDKMDELGRLSDIFPKAKPTRKKTPVWMGGIAASILLFLSIGLYQFAQDVEPNAQVTGVIAMQSSYQTAVGESNTINLPDDSILVLNTNSFVQVKYTANERIIELQRGEINIEVAHDKSRPLSVLAGGKVIRAVGTAFNVDVRPSGVELIVTDGKVLVVKKSAEAFLKESHADQPKLMGTALAVAKDERVMLNNREPLPSVASKVAPGEIATKLSWRTGNLIFRGESLEEAMAEISRYTDIHFELADDENLKKIKVAGMFKTGDVNGLLNILDQNFNVSHEKLSRNNIKLNYDG, encoded by the coding sequence ATGAGTAATGTTCATCAACTACATCCCGGTGCCATCGATGATGAGCAGCGTTTGGATATCGCCAGTGATTGGATCGCCAAGATGGATAGGGAGCTGACCGCTGAGGAGCGTGAAGCATTAGCCCAGTGGCTGCACTGTGATGTTGAAAATCTCCATGTTCTGCTCGAAATCGCCCAGATGTGGGACAAAATGGATGAGCTGGGAAGGCTCTCCGATATCTTTCCTAAAGCTAAGCCTACTCGTAAAAAAACACCGGTATGGATGGGGGGAATTGCAGCTTCCATACTGCTTTTTTTGAGTATTGGTCTGTACCAATTTGCTCAAGATGTTGAGCCTAACGCCCAAGTCACAGGCGTCATTGCGATGCAAAGCAGTTATCAAACGGCGGTTGGGGAGAGTAATACCATTAATCTACCCGATGACAGCATTTTGGTTTTGAATACCAACAGTTTTGTTCAGGTGAAGTACACGGCAAATGAACGAATTATTGAGCTGCAACGTGGTGAGATAAATATTGAAGTTGCCCACGATAAATCTCGTCCGTTAAGCGTGCTTGCGGGTGGCAAGGTTATCCGAGCGGTAGGAACTGCATTTAATGTCGATGTGCGTCCAAGCGGTGTTGAGCTGATTGTGACTGACGGTAAGGTGCTGGTGGTTAAAAAGAGTGCCGAGGCATTTTTAAAAGAGAGTCATGCCGATCAACCTAAGTTGATGGGCACAGCACTGGCGGTGGCCAAAGATGAGCGAGTGATGCTCAATAATAGGGAGCCTCTGCCAAGCGTTGCTTCTAAAGTGGCCCCAGGTGAGATAGCCACTAAACTCTCATGGCGCACTGGAAATTTGATCTTCAGAGGTGAGTCTCTCGAAGAGGCCATGGCTGAAATTAGTCGATATACCGACATTCATTTTGAACTTGCCGATGATGAAAACCTTAAAAAGATTAAAGTGGCCGGTATGTTTAAGACGGGTGACGTGAATGGGCTGCTTAATATCCTGGATCAAAACTTTAATGTTAGCCATGAAAAGTTGAGCCGCAATAATATCAAGCTTAACTATGATGGTTAA
- a CDS encoding RNA polymerase sigma factor: protein MLKETLIYKTYLASREGIARVVSRIVPPHEIEDIVQETYVRLCQVENKESINSAKSFMYKMARNLALDHQKRANVRLVDSVDDWHEFEKALCDRHDEVYDKAITSLEFDNFCEAVRLLPLQCRKVFVLKKVYGYSQREIAEELELSESTVEKHISQGIKRCTVFMRQAQKGKTQVSATTSGKRGGAHE, encoded by the coding sequence ATGTTAAAAGAGACCTTGATATACAAGACCTACCTAGCCTCAAGAGAGGGAATTGCTCGGGTGGTTTCCCGCATTGTTCCTCCCCATGAGATTGAGGATATTGTGCAGGAGACCTATGTACGTTTATGTCAGGTAGAGAATAAAGAAAGCATTAATTCTGCCAAGTCATTTATGTATAAGATGGCGAGAAACTTGGCTCTTGATCATCAAAAGCGGGCAAATGTGAGATTAGTGGACAGCGTTGATGATTGGCATGAGTTTGAGAAGGCGCTGTGTGACCGACATGATGAAGTGTATGACAAGGCAATTACCAGCCTTGAGTTCGATAACTTCTGTGAAGCGGTGCGATTGTTACCGCTGCAGTGTCGTAAAGTATTTGTGCTAAAAAAGGTGTATGGCTACTCTCAGCGAGAGATTGCCGAGGAGCTCGAATTGAGTGAGAGTACAGTTGAGAAGCATATCTCTCAGGGGATTAAACGGTGTACAGTTTTTATGCGACAAGCACAAAAGGGCAAGACTCAGGTGAGTGCGACAACATCAGGCAAACGTGGAGGTGCTCATGAGTAA
- a CDS encoding DUF3857 domain-containing transglutaminase family protein → MKTIIRLSVIFFVLFSSVIQAKQIKSGEYEITLGEPSDWVVTQALSPQKINKEKAPVHYRLVGRQDRFTDKSNEYYQDFAATALNQEGVKELSKIELTFNPEFEKLTLHTVEIERRDIWSDRLKTARINVINQEQELSNDLFNGLATAVIVLKDVRVGDTIRYQYSIKGRNPVYGKEFGSSYAMGWEVAIDKVHVRFINASGQPLNIQSNDNPPATITQSRFGKEYEWQLANVAKYNFEEGVPAGYLWSPTVFVSSTPSWSEVSNWAISHYQFDESPSRSLNEYIKEVTTNYLSKEEQVAEMIRFVQQDIRYFGIEIGQNSHIPHSPNTVFERRYGDCKDKASLLIALLGAIDVPSSPVLVNTGIGLTLNDRAPSAILFNHVINEVNFDGKRYFIDATNNYQAKGLDFITQPDFGYGLVLDKGTDSLVAMPSGNTGLDRVSVEQLYVSSSYTEPVDLYITTRYLGHEADYMRYRLSSVSLSEIEQHYLNYYAKFYRDIKLESPALLIDTTEGGNEILITEHYRIGDFWLNNSNAMDFGLFASYIKNYVELPKVINRTQPLSLPSIVSINQTLKLIMPDGVDYQVRDTDKNITSNGVKYHVSEAYYNGQFVQRHQFEIDRRVLNTDESLDYINALREVDKQLYYTGSINGDFSAPVNPGVEFILQQSISVKEK, encoded by the coding sequence GTGAAAACTATAATAAGATTAAGCGTTATATTTTTTGTACTATTCTCGTCTGTGATTCAAGCAAAGCAGATTAAGTCTGGGGAGTATGAAATCACCCTAGGAGAGCCCAGTGATTGGGTTGTCACTCAAGCTTTATCACCGCAAAAAATCAATAAAGAGAAAGCTCCTGTTCATTACAGACTTGTAGGTCGACAAGACAGGTTTACTGATAAGAGTAATGAGTATTACCAAGATTTTGCTGCCACAGCACTGAATCAGGAAGGGGTAAAAGAGCTCTCTAAAATTGAGCTAACCTTTAATCCTGAATTTGAAAAGCTTACTTTGCACACTGTAGAGATCGAGCGCAGGGATATTTGGTCCGACAGGTTAAAAACCGCCAGAATTAATGTTATTAATCAAGAGCAGGAGCTAAGTAATGACCTATTTAATGGCCTAGCGACCGCTGTTATTGTTTTAAAAGATGTCAGGGTAGGGGACACGATCCGCTATCAGTACAGTATTAAGGGCCGCAATCCCGTTTATGGTAAAGAGTTCGGTAGTAGCTATGCAATGGGCTGGGAAGTTGCGATAGATAAAGTTCATGTCAGGTTTATTAACGCAAGCGGTCAGCCACTCAATATTCAAAGTAATGATAATCCTCCTGCGACAATTACGCAGAGTCGATTTGGCAAAGAGTATGAATGGCAACTTGCTAATGTGGCTAAATATAACTTCGAAGAGGGGGTTCCTGCTGGCTATTTATGGTCTCCGACCGTTTTTGTTAGTAGCACTCCTTCATGGTCAGAAGTCAGCAATTGGGCCATTTCTCACTATCAATTTGATGAGTCTCCCTCTCGGTCATTGAATGAGTATATTAAAGAGGTCACCACAAACTACTTGAGCAAAGAGGAGCAAGTGGCTGAGATGATTCGTTTTGTCCAACAAGATATACGTTATTTTGGTATTGAGATTGGTCAGAATAGTCATATCCCCCACAGCCCCAATACTGTTTTTGAACGTCGTTATGGTGACTGTAAAGATAAAGCCAGTCTGCTTATTGCCCTGTTAGGAGCAATTGATGTACCTAGCTCGCCGGTTTTAGTGAACACTGGGATTGGGTTAACTCTCAATGATCGTGCTCCCTCTGCCATCTTATTTAATCATGTGATTAATGAGGTTAACTTTGATGGGAAGCGATACTTTATTGATGCGACCAATAACTATCAGGCTAAAGGCCTTGATTTCATTACTCAGCCAGACTTTGGTTATGGGTTGGTGCTAGATAAAGGAACAGATTCATTGGTTGCCATGCCTTCGGGGAATACTGGGCTAGACAGAGTTTCAGTAGAGCAACTTTATGTTTCATCCAGTTATACAGAGCCTGTCGATCTTTATATTACGACTCGATATTTAGGTCATGAAGCTGATTATATGCGTTACCGGTTATCCAGTGTTTCGCTGTCTGAAATTGAGCAGCACTATTTAAACTATTACGCTAAGTTTTATCGAGATATTAAGCTTGAGTCACCCGCTTTATTGATCGACACAACTGAGGGCGGTAATGAGATATTGATAACGGAGCATTATCGTATTGGTGATTTTTGGCTAAACAATAGCAATGCTATGGATTTTGGGCTATTCGCTAGTTATATCAAAAACTATGTAGAGTTGCCTAAAGTGATTAATCGGACCCAGCCGTTATCACTGCCGAGTATTGTGTCAATTAATCAGACGCTGAAGCTTATTATGCCCGATGGCGTTGATTATCAAGTCAGAGATACGGATAAAAATATCACTAGTAATGGCGTTAAATACCATGTTTCTGAAGCTTATTATAATGGGCAGTTTGTTCAGCGTCACCAGTTTGAGATCGATAGGAGAGTGTTGAATACAGATGAGAGTCTCGATTATATCAACGCCTTAAGAGAGGTTGATAAACAGCTTTATTATACAGGTTCTATCAACGGCGACTTTTCAGCTCCGGTTAACCCTGGAGTCGAGTTTATTCTACAGCAGTCCATTTCTGTGAAGGAGAAGTAG
- a CDS encoding IS3-like element ISShwo1 family transposase (programmed frameshift), producing the protein MTTQIPTHVKRTQRDYSLGFKLQVVAAVEKGDMTYKQAQSIYGIQGRSTVLTWLRKHGKMDWTQPVRITMPKTTKAKETPAQKIKRLEKELEDEHLRNLLLNEAVDIIDAEYGAGLRKKLLSQGARSLQKQKVTSLNRACELLGITRQAIYQRETRELCRAIELAPVKAMVLDIRRFMPRVGGRKLYFLLKPKFIEKGIKLGRDNFFSYLKREGLLVKPKHNYTKTTHSKHWMKKHPNLLKEFTPLSPEEVFVSDITYVQSEQGVHYLSLVTDAFSRKIMGYELSDEMKATDVVKALKMTVNNRQYQGHAVHHSDRGLQYCSAVYQSALQKNGIRASMTDGYDCYQNALAERVNGILKQEFLLYPCSNLDELKRLVEESVFIYNEMRPHLSLGMRTPNQVHKKDQQQEQLV; encoded by the exons ATGACAACTCAAATCCCCACCCACGTTAAGCGAACACAACGAGATTATTCGTTAGGCTTTAAATTACAAGTTGTAGCAGCCGTTGAAAAAGGCGACATGACTTATAAGCAAGCTCAAAGCATTTATGGTATCCAAGGTCGTTCAACCGTACTTACTTGGCTCAGAAAGCACGGTAAGATGGATTGGACTCAACCAGTGAGAATAACCATGCCTAAGACCACCAAAGCTAAAGAAACGCCAGCTCAAAAAATAAAGCGCCTTGAAAAAGAGCTTGAGGATGAACATTTACGTAATCTATTACTCAATGAAGCCGTTGATATCATTGATGCTGAGTATGGCGCAGGCCTAAGAAAAAAGT TACTTAGCCAGGGAGCGAGAAGTCTTCAAAAACAGAAAGTAACAAGCTTAAATCGTGCTTGCGAGCTTCTTGGCATAACAAGACAAGCTATCTACCAAAGAGAAACGAGAGAACTCTGCCGAGCTATAGAACTGGCCCCAGTAAAAGCAATGGTGCTTGATATCCGTCGCTTTATGCCACGTGTGGGTGGCAGGAAACTCTACTTTTTACTGAAACCCAAGTTCATCGAGAAAGGAATTAAACTTGGGCGAGATAACTTCTTTAGTTACTTGAAACGTGAAGGGTTATTGGTAAAACCTAAGCATAACTATACCAAGACAACCCACAGTAAACACTGGATGAAGAAACACCCGAATTTACTCAAAGAGTTTACGCCTTTATCGCCTGAAGAGGTCTTTGTGAGTGACATAACTTATGTTCAATCAGAGCAAGGTGTTCACTACTTGTCACTGGTGACGGATGCGTTTAGTCGTAAGATTATGGGTTATGAACTTAGTGATGAGATGAAAGCAACTGATGTAGTTAAAGCCTTAAAAATGACAGTGAATAATCGCCAATATCAAGGCCATGCAGTTCATCATTCAGACAGAGGGTTACAGTATTGTTCAGCAGTCTATCAGTCAGCATTACAGAAAAATGGTATCCGAGCATCAATGACGGATGGGTATGATTGCTATCAAAACGCATTAGCGGAGCGAGTAAATGGTATTTTGAAGCAAGAGTTTTTGTTATATCCGTGCAGCAATCTTGATGAGTTAAAGCGACTCGTTGAAGAGTCAGTTTTTATATACAATGAAATGAGGCCGCACTTGAGTTTAGGTATGAGAACACCAAATCAAGTGCATAAAAAAGACCAGCAGCAAGAGCAACTGGTCTAA